The DNA segment CAGTGCGCTCGCGAGGGCGTCGACGTTGCCGTTCATCCAGCCGAGGTAGTCCTTGCCGGTCGGCAGGGTCTCCGTGACGGGGACGACGGGGATGCCGGCCGCCTTGGCGGCGTCCTCGACCTTCTTGGTCTGCGGCCCGGAGGTCTGCGCGTTGTAGGCGAGCACCTTCACCTGCTTGCCGCTGAACAGGCCGAGGGTGGTCTGGAGGGTCTTCGGCGAGACGTCGTCGCCCTCCTCGATGGCCTCGCTGAAGTCCGCGGGGGTCTTGTTGACCAGGCCGCTCGCCTGGGTCATGTACAGCGGCACGGGCTCGGTGATGGCGACGCCCTGGCCGGCGTGGTCCTTCTTGATGGCGGCCTCCTTGGCCTCCAGGGGCGCCAGCTTGGCCTTGAAGGCCTCGGCGTTCTTCGTGAAGGTGGCAGCGTCGTCGGGGTCGGCCTTGCCCAGGGCGCCGGCTATGCGGTCGGCCAGCTTGGCGACGGTGGGGAAGTCGTACCAGACGTGCTCGTTGAGCTCCCCGCCCTTGGGCGCGGTCTTGCCGGAGAGCTGGACCACGTTGATCAACTCGGTGGAGGAGTTCCCGCTCTTGAGCATCTTGTCGACGAAGTCGTCGTAGCCGCCGCCGTTCTCGATGACGACCTTCGCCTTGGACAGGGCCAACTGGGTGTGGGTGTCGGCCTCGTAGGAGTGCGGGTCCTGGTCGGGGTCGTGGATGATCGACGTGATGTCGACCTTCCCGCCCCCTATCTTGCCCGCGATGTCGCCGTAGACGTTCGTGGAGGCGACCACCGGGACCTTGGAGGACGACGATGCGCCGGGCGAGCTGCTGTCGTCGCCTCCGGAGCCCGACGAACTCCCGCAGCCTGCGAGCAGAACCAGGGAGGCACCGGCTGTCAGTGCCATGAGGCGGGATGGGGACGAGAGCATGGATCCTCCACGACGGGTGTGTCACAACGTTTCACAGGAGACCGCCGGTGTGGGGACCGGCGGGCGCCACGCTAGGTGGAAACGAATGTCAAGACCATACTCGAAGTGGAGCGATATGAAAATCGTTGCCAAGTGTTGATGTGCTGGTGACGGGGTTGTGCGGGTTCGGACCGGATGGCGACGCGCGCGAGCCCGCTGCCGACGCGGTGCCTGCGTGTGGCGGTGTTCCATGAGGTCGGGGGCTCGCCGGGAGGGAGAGGTCCGGCGCCGTCGGTGTGGCGGCGCCGGACTACTCCTCTGTGTGCTTGTCCGTGTCGATGCGGCCTGCTCGCCTCGCTCGACGAGCGTGGCTCCGTCACGCCAGCGGCTTCAGCCCCGACAGATCGCGGTCGACCGTGTGGTTGCGGTCCTCGATCGTGCCCAGCGTGTAGTGCGGCCAGACGCCGAAGTACTCGCCCCGGGTGCGCTGGCTCCACTGGCGGGCCAGGTCCGACCTGGTCTTGTAGTAGTTGACCAGGTAGCCGCCCGTGTGGACCTTGAGCAGTGAGAAGCCGCCCGGGTACTCCTTCGGGGCGCCGACCTCCAGGAACTCCACGCGGTGCGCCGGGGCGTCCTGGGCGAATGTGCGCTTGTTGCGGTGCGTGTGGCCGCTGTGGTGGAAGAACACGCCCGGCGTCTTCGTGTACAGCTTCTCCAGGGCACGGACTTGGTCTGGTCGAGGTCGAAGGCGGGGCCTGCGGCGGAGGTGACTGCGGACTCCCAGGTCACCGGGTGGTGGCCGAACAGCGGCGTCGGACGGTCGCGGTCCTTGCGCAGCTCGTGCTCCAGGTCGTTGAACTGCCCGGGGTCGAGCGTGCCGCCGGCCGTGTCCAGGGTCGCTGTGTCCAGACCGACCAGGCGCAGGCCGCCGATCTGCGCCGAGTGCAACTGCTGACGCCTGGTGGGGAACACGTCTGACGCCTGGTGGGGAACACGTCGCCCCGGCAGTCGTGGTGGTCCGTGGCGTCGGGCAGGACCGTGCAAGTGTCGTACGCGTCGCCGACGTGCGGCCGGTCGTGGTTGCCGCGGGTGACGAAGTAGTCGTGGTCGAGGCGCCCGTACCCGTCGAGGAGTTCACGCACCCGGGCCACGTCGGCGGGCTTGGCCTCGGACGTCAGGTCGCCCGCGACGAGGAGCCGGTCCGCGGCCCTGTCGGGCCGCCGCAGGTCGTCCGGCATGCCGGTGAGCATGACCTCCGGGTACGGCGGCAGCCCCGGGTCCTGAGTGAATGCGGGCGGGTAGGCCGGTGATGATGCCCGAGGTGGTCTCGCCCATGTGCAGGTCGTTGGAGAGCGCCAGTGTGAACAGGTGCCGACCCTTCGGGGTGGCGAGCGTGGTGAACTGGCCCGGGCGTCGGCCGATCCGCCGACGCCCGGGAACTGGAGGGACGTCGGCTGAAGCCCGGAGTGGCGGCCGCCGATCCGGCAGCGGTCCCCAAGGGTGCGCTCCTCGTGCAGGACGTCGAGATCGTCACCGTCATGGACACGTCCGTCGTCGTGACCTCGTTCACCGGGTCCGCCGATGACGTCGCCGAGCGGCAGACCGATGCCCGTTCCCACGGACACCGAACTGCCGCTCGGCGACGTCGGCAACTTCTCGGACACGCACGCGGGCATGGACTGCTGTCACCCATCACGCCGCCAGGCCCTGCGCTGGGGCAGCCTCGTCGCCGCGACCCCGCTACGAACCGCTCATGGCGCATCGACCAAAGGCCTACCAAGCGTGAAGTCCCGCGTTTGGACCAAGGCGATGCTCTCGGCCGCCCGGACTCGGTCCCGCGTCATACGGAAATGAATGTCATAATGGATAAGCCCGTGGGCCTGGTGCCGCTACCGGCCCCCGTCGTCAGAAGTGAGGAGGCCCCGATGGGGCGAATCAAGGCCAACCGCGTCAAGCGCGAACGGCGGCCGCGCGACGCGTGGGAGAAGATGCTCATCGGTGAGATCACCCCCCAGCTCTTCCGGGGGCGCGTCATCACCCCGGCGGTCATCACCGAGATGCGGGCCACCGACCCGGGCAGCAACCAGCAGCTCGACGCCGGGTGGGAGCGCGAGGTCCTGGAGAACAACCGGCCCTGGATCGAGGATCCCGAGTTGCGCGCCGCCACTGAGAAGCGGTGGGCCGAAGAGGGAACCACCAGCCGCGTAGCGGTCAACAACCGCGGTTGCAGCTGCGCCTGCTGACCTTGCCGGCCGGCCGCGACCGCTTCTTGTGAGCAGCGTCTACTGGTGAGTCCCCCCGACGGCCACGGCGGGAGCGGCATGCGCGGCTCCGGCAGGGCGAGTCCAGGGCCGTGCGCACCGTCCGTCCGTCAGGCGACGATCTCCTCGCACTCCAGCTCCCGCAAGGTGAGGCCGCCGTGGTGGTCACGGCGGATCGCCGCGTCCAGACCGACCTTCGACGTCTGCGCATGACCAGGGGCCTTCACCGAGAACATTCGCGCAGATGGACAGCGGGTACACCGAGGTCCGCATGACGGAGGTCGGCGGGCCGGCTTCAGGTGTCATCCTCGCTCGACGCTCAACGAGGGTGCCGCCTCATTGCGTGGTGGCCAAGCTCGTGTTCGCCGCGGCCGTGCGCTTCTGCTTGCCGGTGACGTGCAGGTCCGCCAACCCTCGTCGCAGAAGGCAGCCCGCGCCAGGTTCGTTCCATGCACCGCACCAGGTGGGCGAGCCGGTGCCAGCGGCGGGGCCGGTGGCGGAACAGGAGCCGGATGAACAGCCGGGTCGGTGCCAGGCGTCGGCCATCGTCGGTTTCGATCTCGTCGGTGTAGCGGCAGCGGTCGTCGCCGAGGGGACGAAGGTCAGGCGGTGCCGCCACGTGTGTACGGGTCCGCCGTGCTCGTGGGTGTAGCTCTCCAGCGGATCCAGCCGTTGCACGGTGATGTGGTGGGTCCACGTCGGGAGCACGCCGAACCACCACAGCCGCGCGCTGCCGTGCGTGCCCACCGTGATGTGCTCGGGTACCCGCATGCGGTGGAGCCGCGACACCGGGCTCATCACCAACGACCGCGCCGTCCCGCCTCCGAGCCCGTTCCGCGTCCCTGGCCGGCTGACGGAGCTCCCGGCCGGGTCGTACGGCCGGACGCAGCGAACCTCCCACGCCAGCCGGTGTGTTGCGTACTTGACAACCACCCCCAGCGGGTTCAGACTTCACATGTTTCCGCACATGATTTTCATTATCGAAATTTGGAGTGAAGGCCGCAGGGGGAGGGTGGGGGATGCGGGCGATCAGCACGTAGCAGTGGGGCCGTTCGACCTGCGCGTGTACCGATCCGCCTGATTGCCGGTGGGCCGTGTGCATGCTTTCGGCCGACCCGGTGGGGGGTCTTGCGGTGCGCGGCGATGTGCGGTGCTCCGTGTCTACGCGCGTTCTCGCGGGTTCCGGGGCGACGGGACGGCCGAGATCCGGGCCGCGTCGCACCGGCGCGGAGAGCAGTTCTTCCCACCGGCAGGGCTGTTGCACGTCTCCGGGGGGCGATCGCTCCCGTACGACTCCCTCCTGCCGGGGTCGCCGCATCGTGGCTGTGCCCCGGCCCCCTCCCTCCCTCCCTCCTCGACCCGCACCCCCTCATCGCCGGCGTCGCCGCGCGTCCCACGCGAGGGCGACGTTCCCCAGTTCTCTCAACCACACCTCCTCCGGTGAAAGGAAACACTCATGAACACCACTCTCGGTACCTCGCGTGGAACACGAGCCCGTCGGCGCGCGACGTTGGTCGGGGCGGTCGCCGGGAGCAGCGCCCTGCTGCTCACCCTCCTGGGCGCCGGCCCCTCCCAGGCGGCTGGGTCCGCCGGCACGATCGACATCGGACATGTCGACGGCCTGCACGTCGCCCTCAACGAGGACGGCGACCAGCTCGTCCTCGGGAGCAACGTGGACGAGGACGAATTCCTGCCCGGGTCCAGCTTCGAGCCCGGCTACTACCCCGGCTCGGAGGTGAACGCCGCCACCGGCACACCGCAGTACGACTTCACGGTGCCGCAGGCGAACTTCAACTACGAGGCGGACACCCACCCGAACACGTGGGTGCTGCCCGCGGACGAACCGTCGAGCTTCGTCGACAACCCGATCCTCTACCTGGGGATAGCCGGTACGGGTGAGGACCTGGCGAGACACGGTACGTCGGGCCCCGACGTCGCCTACGGCCTGTTCAACAGCCTGAGCGCCACCGACCACATCACGTTCAACATCACGCTGGTGAGCGCCCCGTCCGGGGGGACCTCTCAGTTCCCCACCCCGCAGACCTTCGACCTCGGCGGCAGCGCGAGCGAGCCGATCCACCACCACTTCGACTGGACCTTCAACAAGGCGGGCGTCTACAAGTTCCGGGTCACCGCCTCGACCGACAACGCGGCCGTGGCGGCATCGGCCCCGGTGACCTACCAGTTCACCGTCGAGGACTGACATCCCCGCGGTGGGGTCCGTCCCGGTGCCACGGGCCGGACCCCACCGCGCTCGCGGGTCGGCTTCCCCGAGCGGATCCGGCTTCGCCCACCCCGCGCGTGCATCTCGTGCCCGATTGGCCACTTCCCATGAGACGTCAGATGATCTCCCGCATCCTCGCCCGCCCCATCCTCACCGTGGCTCTTGCTGTCGGCGTGCTGGCCGCCGGGCTGCCCCTCTCGGCAGCCGTGACGGACCCCGCGCCGGTGCACGCGCCGACCAGCCGGAGCCGGACCGCGATCGATGTCGCCGGCTCCAGCGCGATCGCCGTCACCACCGATGGCGACGGCGGTCTGCGCCTGGGATCCGTCGCGCACGGCGGCAGCGAACTCGTCGAGCCCGGCCAGAGCCTGTTGCATGTGCAGGCGGCCGGCACCACGACGCCGGCCTACGTCGACACCACGAGGATCTCGTTGCCGGCGGGCGAGCGCGCCGCCGGGGACACGGAGGTGGCCCTGGTGAAGGCCACAGGGCCGCAGGGCGCGAAGGTCAGGGTGAGTGACGCGGACGGTGACGTGGTGCTGGGCACCGCCGACGGCCAACCGCACGCCGACACCCAGGCGGTGGGCGACCGCCGCTCCCTGGGGTTCTCCTTCTCCGCTGCCGGACGCTACGAGCTCACCCTGCGGGCGAGCCTCCCGGTGGAGGCCGGCGACGGGACGAAGACCACGCTCACCAGCGAGCAGGCGACCTACACGTTCGCCGTGGACGACGCCGGAAAGCGCACCGACCGGGACAGGAGCGTCACCACCACCACTGCGCGGCAGACCGACGACGGGCCGACGGTGCTGTCGGCGGGAAACATCGCGCTGACCCCGAAGCTGTCAGGCGTCAGCACGGACGGCACCGACTTCGACTCCTTCGATCTGGGGCTGCTGGACAAGACGGGTGCCTACGCGGACCAGAAGTGGTACTCCGCCACGGACGCGGTCCTGCATCTCGGGGCCGGCGAGTACGACGCCGCCGGCAAGACCTGGTCCACACCCGCCAAGGTCGACGATGTTCCCGCCTACACCACCGGGGCGGGGGCCCGCATCCTGTTCGGCCTGGACGTGGCCGGAGCGAAGGACGGCATCAACTACGCCGTCAAGGGCGCCATCGCGGGCAGTCCGCAGCCGTCCTACAGGCTGACCGGTGCCGAGGTTCCCGACGGCGGGCGGTTCCAGCTGATGTCCGCGGACGGAAGCGTGGGCTGGGACACCGCGGGGCTGGACGGCGGCGGGTCAGGGACCGCGCAGGCGGTGCCGTACCTGAACGGCGCGACCTACCGGGCGACCTCGTTCACGGCAGCCGGCACGTACTGCCTGACCGTCTCGGAGACGATGGTCTCGAAGGGCAGCGGTACGGCACGCACGCGCTCGGCGACCTACACGGTGATCGTCGGGGATCTGCCCGGCACCATCGCCATGTGCGAGCAGACGGGTGACGACGGCGGCGGTGACGACGGCGGCGGTGACGACGGCGGTGGGGGCGACGGCGGTGGGGGCGACACCGGCGGAGTGATGGTACTGAGCGAGCACCATGTCGACACCCGTGTCTGGCTGAACGACAACGGGGACGGACTCGACGTGGGCGTCGTTCCCGCCTCCGGTGATCCGTCCGTCGACGGGAAGTTCGTCGACTCCGACAACCTCGTGATGACGGGACTGATGACCGGAAAGGTGCCCGAGCCGACCTCGAACGCGGACTACACCTTCATCGGCCCTTCCGGAAGCACCTACTACTACTGGCCCGAGGCGGAGGCGAAGGGATTCCTGTGGCCCGGCTTCAGCACGGAGAACTGGAAACGCAGCCAACTCGGCGGCAGCCGGACGGTCAACCTCACCATGTCCGGGGTCGACGGGCCCGGTGACGTCGTCGTCTACCGCAGCGGCGCCGCGCCCCTGGACATCCTGTACAGCACCAGGTGGGATACACCGGCGTCCTATTCGTGGTTCGTGCCGGCGCACGTCCACGCCTACTGGGCGTTCAGCGCGCAGGGCCGCTACTGCCTGAACATGACGGCGTCGACCGAACTGGCCGACGGCTCCTGGGTCCACGGGTCGGGGATGCTTACGGTGTGGGTCGGAGACGTGGCCGAGGCGAAGAACGTGACCCCGTGCGACCGGGACACCTCGGTGACGCCGCCGGTGGACTCCCTGTCCCCGGTGAAGCCGGCTCCGTCCCAGTCCGCGGTCCTCTTCGCCGGGGACACCGGGGAGCTGGACATCGCACCGGAGATCACGGCCGACGGCACCGCGGACGCGCCCGCGTACCTGCATACCGCGCTGTCGGGCGAAGGGGAGTACCGCGACCTGGACGACGTGGTCGTGTCCTACAACCACAACGGCGCAGACGGCGCGTGGCAGGCCGGGGCCTACCAGGTGGTCACGGTGTCCACGGACCGGCTCCCCTGGGGCAGCATGGACGGGCAGCTCAGGGTGTCACTGGGTGACGTGAGAGGCCCCGGCACGGCCGCGTTCCGGGTCTTCGACGGGGAGAGCGCGACGCAGACAATCGATGTCACCTCGCTGACACAGCAGTCGAGCATGAAGAACGGCCTGAGCCTCCACGTCTCGAAGGCAGGGGTGTACTGCGTCCCCCTGACCTTCTCCCTGACCCAGGCGGGGAGAGGTTCGCCGGTGAGCGTGACAGGGACGTTGACGGTCGTGGGCGGCAGCACGGACCCGTCCGACAGCTCCTACATCGACCGGTCGAAGATCACCACCTGCTCCCGCGGCCAGCAGCCGTTCGGTGTCGACGACTCCTCCGGAGGCGGGGACGAGTCCGACTGGAACGTCCCGAACGAGACGCTGACCGACTCGGGCGCGGTGATCCTCAACGACGGCCACGTCGACGTGGCCGGCAAGCTGCACGGGGACACGCTGGAGACGTGGGTGAAGGACACGACCGAGTCCAGCGACGCCCGCTACCACCCGCTGACCGGAAGCAACTCGATGTCCAGCGCGGAGCGCAGCAGCACCAACAACGGCAACGGCGCGGTGTTCCAGCTCCTGCCGGGATCGAGGACCACGGTCCCGGCGGCTTCGCAGTACGCGTTCCTCGGTCCCGGCGGTTCGACGATCTGGCAGGTCTCGG comes from the Streptomyces sp. TS71-3 genome and includes:
- a CDS encoding metal ABC transporter solute-binding protein, Zn/Mn family → MLSSPSRLMALTAGASLVLLAGCGSSSGSGGDDSSSPGASSSSKVPVVASTNVYGDIAGKIGGGKVDITSIIHDPDQDPHSYEADTHTQLALSKAKVVIENGGGYDDFVDKMLKSGNSSTELINVVQLSGKTAPKGGELNEHVWYDFPTVAKLADRIAGALGKADPDDAATFTKNAEAFKAKLAPLEAKEAAIKKDHAGQGVAITEPVPLYMTQASGLVNKTPADFSEAIEEGDDVSPKTLQTTLGLFSGKQVKVLAYNAQTSGPQTKKVEDAAKAAGIPVVPVTETLPTGKDYLGWMNGNVDALASALDK
- a CDS encoding TIGR03773 family transporter-associated surface protein, translating into MISRILARPILTVALAVGVLAAGLPLSAAVTDPAPVHAPTSRSRTAIDVAGSSAIAVTTDGDGGLRLGSVAHGGSELVEPGQSLLHVQAAGTTTPAYVDTTRISLPAGERAAGDTEVALVKATGPQGAKVRVSDADGDVVLGTADGQPHADTQAVGDRRSLGFSFSAAGRYELTLRASLPVEAGDGTKTTLTSEQATYTFAVDDAGKRTDRDRSVTTTTARQTDDGPTVLSAGNIALTPKLSGVSTDGTDFDSFDLGLLDKTGAYADQKWYSATDAVLHLGAGEYDAAGKTWSTPAKVDDVPAYTTGAGARILFGLDVAGAKDGINYAVKGAIAGSPQPSYRLTGAEVPDGGRFQLMSADGSVGWDTAGLDGGGSGTAQAVPYLNGATYRATSFTAAGTYCLTVSETMVSKGSGTARTRSATYTVIVGDLPGTIAMCEQTGDDGGGDDGGGDDGGGGDGGGGDTGGVMVLSEHHVDTRVWLNDNGDGLDVGVVPASGDPSVDGKFVDSDNLVMTGLMTGKVPEPTSNADYTFIGPSGSTYYYWPEAEAKGFLWPGFSTENWKRSQLGGSRTVNLTMSGVDGPGDVVVYRSGAAPLDILYSTRWDTPASYSWFVPAHVHAYWAFSAQGRYCLNMTASTELADGSWVHGSGMLTVWVGDVAEAKNVTPCDRDTSVTPPVDSLSPVKPAPSQSAVLFAGDTGELDIAPEITADGTADAPAYLHTALSGEGEYRDLDDVVVSYNHNGADGAWQAGAYQVVTVSTDRLPWGSMDGQLRVSLGDVRGPGTAAFRVFDGESATQTIDVTSLTQQSSMKNGLSLHVSKAGVYCVPLTFSLTQAGRGSPVSVTGTLTVVGGSTDPSDSSYIDRSKITTCSRGQQPFGVDDSSGGGDESDWNVPNETLTDSGAVILNDGHVDVAGKLHGDTLETWVKDTTESSDARYHPLTGSNSMSSAERSSTNNGNGAVFQLLPGSRTTVPAASQYAFLGPGGSTIWQVSETQQEGLLWPGWSTEEIPLSATRTGVQWTLDRVTGPGEFALYTSDPTDLAGVNVLYNTRDGVTAADSYLIPQNAHVHGSWAFSAEGAYCLAFTRSTTLASGKKVSDDFTLAVAVGKVKVRKIDPGACFTSTGEPGTQDVTPIPDSQLTDATSGGVQVLGDEDGFTPGQLVTTQVGWEYQGRWVSVWLHSDPTWLGWAQVGSSGAVQTRLPSDAALGAHKLVVKSESGGLIGWDALSLLAPPDTGGGGSDDPPPDTGGGGSDDPPSSCEATTTIISSGHLDYSTQVIGGRVQSLIGDNSSGSEVFREPSKTVLWLKPSSKVTLPSGYEQIGAVGSSVYMVPQTQNMDLIWLGWSTETLDDSKVSGSVAWKLTDVDGPGTVKVFLNDVFGGVQSLVFDGTGTYQIPLRVHAHANWAFSKQGVYRLHFTQTATLKSGKTSSDSEVLTIAVGDVDPATAVPGGKQCVGKTLPADTGGKSTTTGGSGPAGKNTAAQCTPAKATVISAGHLDYGSHVVGGKLESLIGDDSTGPRVYREPSQTVLWLKPAAKVSLPSGFGPVGPAGSTVWQVPQTQNMSLIWLGWSTELLNAGNAAGPVTWKLTQVDGPGTVKVYMTGSFGGVEHMVFDGTGTYRIALGVHAHANWAFSKQGVYRLHFTQTATLKSGKTSSDSEVLTIAVGDVDPTKVTTGATGCGVVSHSALTGDDTLADAKAAAKQLQAQAAHAAAGRLPGQAEGGAGGDARSEARKLVPLLLGILGGLLLLGAAGTGALWWRRRKGEGAPRQAPAAP
- a CDS encoding TIGR03769 domain-containing protein; its protein translation is MNTTLGTSRGTRARRRATLVGAVAGSSALLLTLLGAGPSQAAGSAGTIDIGHVDGLHVALNEDGDQLVLGSNVDEDEFLPGSSFEPGYYPGSEVNAATGTPQYDFTVPQANFNYEADTHPNTWVLPADEPSSFVDNPILYLGIAGTGEDLARHGTSGPDVAYGLFNSLSATDHITFNITLVSAPSGGTSQFPTPQTFDLGGSASEPIHHHFDWTFNKAGVYKFRVTASTDNAAVAASAPVTYQFTVED
- a CDS encoding metallophosphoesterase; amino-acid sequence: MPDDLRRPDRAADRLLVAGDLTSEAKPADVARVRELLDGYGRLDHDYFVTRGNHDRPHVGDAYDTCTVLPDATDHHDCRGDVFPTRRQTCSPPGVSSCTRRRSAACAWSVWTQRPWTRPAARSTPGSSTTWSTSCARTATVRRRCSATTR